TCCTTGAGCAATTGCTCGGCGGTGGTCTTGTTGTAAGTGGCGCATTCCAGGGTTTGTTTGTCGTTCTCGATGCCGTCGCAGGGCGTGTTGTCGGTGTCTTCGGCCGCGTGGACGCCGGTTGCGATGAGTGCCAAAGCCAGGAAAATCGATTTCATTGCGCCGTCTCATATCAGTTGATGGCCGAATTCTGGCTCAAGCGTAAGACAAAGAACAGCCACCCGTCAGACGCGTCTATACAGCCTTTGTCGTGGATTGACGCTTTCGGCAATTCCCCTGTCGTTTTTGCACCCGGTCCGTTCAGCCCCTGGGCATATGCTGGCCCCAAAGCGCCGGCAGACGATTCGGCGCATGAATCGCCAATAAGGGGACGCCTGATGAGCCCAGCCGAATTGCACGCCGACAGCATCGTTATCGACGGGCTGATTATTGCCAAGTGGAACCGCGACCTGTTCGAGGACATGCGCAAAGGCGGCCTCACCGCCGCCAACTGCACCGTGTCGGTGTGGGAAGGCTTCCAGGCCACCATCAATAATATCGTGGCCAGCCAGACCCTGATCCGCGAGAACAGCGACCTGGTGATTCCGGTAAAAACCACCGCCGATATCCGCAAAGCCAAAGAGCAGGGCAAGACCGGCATCATCTTCGGCTTCCAGAATGCCCATGCGTTCGAAGATCAGCTCGGCTATGTGGAGATCTTCAAGCAGCTCGGCGTTGGCGTGGTGCAGATGTGCTACAACACCCAGAACCTGGTCGGCACCGGTTGCTACGAGCGCGACGGCGGCCTGTCGGGTTTCGGTCGTGAAATCGTCGGCGAGATGAACCGCGTCGGCATCATGTGCGACCTGTCCCACGTGGGCTCCAAGACCAGCGAAGAAGTCATCCTCGAATCGAAAAAACCGGTGTGCTACTCCCACTGTCTGCCGTCGGGCCTTAAGGAGCACCCGCGCAACAAGTCCGATGAAGAACTGAAGTTCATCGCCGACCATGGCGGTTTTGTCGGCGTGACCATGTTCGCGCCGTTCCTGGCCAAGGGCATCGACTCGACCATCGACGACTACGCCGAAGCCATCGAATACACCATGAACATCGTCGGCGAAGACGCGATCGGCATCGGCACCGACTTCACCCAGGGCCATGGCCAGGATTTCTTCGAAATGCTGACCCATGACAAAGGCTACGCCCGGCGCCTGACCAGCTTCGGCAAGATCATCAACCCGCTGGGCATCCGCACCGTGGGCGAGTTTCCCAACCTCACCGAAACCCTGCTCAAGCGCGGCCACAGCGAGCGCGTAGTGCGCAAGATCATGGGCGAGAACTGGGTCAACGTCCTTAAAGACGTGTGGGGCGAATAAGCCGCCGCTCTCCTTATCCTTAACCCGTTGCCAGTCGCGCAGCGGGCATCAACACGAATTTTCTGGAGTTAAGTTTCCATGGCCAAGATCGCCCCGCAATTGCCTATCGAAGTCGACAGCGAAACCGGTGTCTGGACGTCCGATGCCTTGCCGATGCTGTACGTGCCGCGTCATTTCTTCGTCAACAACCATATGGGCATCGAGGAGGTGCTGGGCGCCGAGGCCTATGCCGAGATCCTCTACAAGGCCGGCTACAAATCCGCCTGGCACTGGTGCGAAAAAGAAGCCGAGTGCCATGGCCTGGAAGGCGTCGCGGTGTTCGAGCACTACATGAAACGCCTGTCGCAGCGTGGCTGGGGCCTGTTCAAAATCCAGGACATCGACCTGGATAAAGGCACCGCCAGCGTCAAGCTGGAGCATTCGGCGTTCGTCTACGTCTACGGCAAGGTCGGGCGCAAGGTCGACTACATGTTCACCGGTTGGTTTGCCGGCGCCATGGACCAGATCCTTGAAGCACGCGGCAGCAAGATCCGCACCGTCGCCGAACAAGTCTACGGAGGCTCCGAAGAGGGCCACGATGATGGTTTGTTCACCGTCAAGCCGTTGTAAGCCGAGGACCGTGCCATGGCTTTCGAAGCAATGTTTGCGCCGATTCAGATCGGCAAACTGACCATCCGCAACCGCGTACTCAGCACTGCCCACGCCGAGGTGTATGCCACCGACGGCGGCATGACCACTGACCGCTATGTGAAGTACTACGAAGAGAAAGCCAAGGGCGG
The sequence above is drawn from the Pseudomonas quebecensis genome and encodes:
- a CDS encoding dipeptidase, with product MSPAELHADSIVIDGLIIAKWNRDLFEDMRKGGLTAANCTVSVWEGFQATINNIVASQTLIRENSDLVIPVKTTADIRKAKEQGKTGIIFGFQNAHAFEDQLGYVEIFKQLGVGVVQMCYNTQNLVGTGCYERDGGLSGFGREIVGEMNRVGIMCDLSHVGSKTSEEVILESKKPVCYSHCLPSGLKEHPRNKSDEELKFIADHGGFVGVTMFAPFLAKGIDSTIDDYAEAIEYTMNIVGEDAIGIGTDFTQGHGQDFFEMLTHDKGYARRLTSFGKIINPLGIRTVGEFPNLTETLLKRGHSERVVRKIMGENWVNVLKDVWGE
- a CDS encoding DUF5943 domain-containing protein, which codes for MAKIAPQLPIEVDSETGVWTSDALPMLYVPRHFFVNNHMGIEEVLGAEAYAEILYKAGYKSAWHWCEKEAECHGLEGVAVFEHYMKRLSQRGWGLFKIQDIDLDKGTASVKLEHSAFVYVYGKVGRKVDYMFTGWFAGAMDQILEARGSKIRTVAEQVYGGSEEGHDDGLFTVKPL